From the Paenibacillus sp. FSL H8-0548 genome, one window contains:
- a CDS encoding CpsD/CapB family tyrosine-protein kinase — MSRLIPKWNLITELNPKSPISEGYRMLRTNIEFSTINQKLQIIMVTSSKPSEGKSTTCANMAVAFAQANKKVLLIDADLRKPSQHHIFGKSNRSGITTALLNQLELKDIIQYTNTDNLSIIQAGPTPPNPSELLSSEPMANLLKQAREQFDMIIVDTPPIMSVTDAQIVAVQSDGVVLVVDSGKVKKDVVLKAKASLDHVKAKLIGVVLNKINRNHSDIYSYYYGEKSDA, encoded by the coding sequence ATGTCTCGTTTGATTCCTAAATGGAACCTGATTACGGAGTTAAATCCAAAATCGCCAATATCGGAAGGCTACCGCATGCTGCGAACGAATATCGAGTTCTCGACTATCAATCAGAAGCTGCAAATCATTATGGTCACCTCGTCCAAGCCGAGTGAAGGAAAGAGTACAACCTGTGCCAATATGGCTGTCGCGTTTGCTCAGGCTAACAAAAAGGTGCTGCTGATCGATGCAGATTTGCGCAAGCCGTCCCAGCATCACATATTCGGAAAGTCCAATCGAAGCGGAATAACGACGGCTCTATTAAACCAACTAGAGCTGAAGGATATTATTCAGTATACGAACACGGATAATCTGTCCATTATACAGGCGGGGCCAACACCTCCTAATCCTTCAGAGCTGCTCTCATCAGAGCCAATGGCGAATCTTCTGAAGCAGGCGAGAGAGCAGTTCGATATGATCATCGTCGACACTCCGCCTATTATGTCAGTGACTGATGCTCAAATTGTTGCTGTTCAAAGCGATGGAGTCGTGCTCGTCGTTGATTCAGGCAAGGTGAAGAAGGATGTCGTTCTTAAGGCGAAGGCGTCGCTTGATCATGTCAAAGCAAAGCTTATCGGTGTCGTACTTAACAAAATTAATCGTAATCATTCAGATATCTATTCCTACTACTACGGGGAGAAGAGCGACGCATAA
- a CDS encoding sugar transferase, producing the protein MKRAIDITGSLFGLMLLSPLFVIIAILIKWEDPKGSVFFYQTRIGKDEKPFRMYKFRSMLTGAEDKLKELLAQNEISGAMFKMKDDPRITKIGKLIRKTSIDELPQLLNVLRGEMSLVGPRPPLSREVAEYTEYDKQRLSITPGCTGLWQVSGRNNLSFKQMVELDLAYIEQRCIWFDIKIMFRTVKAVVASQDAY; encoded by the coding sequence ATGAAGCGTGCCATTGATATTACCGGTTCGTTATTTGGTTTAATGCTGCTAAGCCCGTTATTTGTCATTATAGCAATCCTTATTAAGTGGGAGGACCCGAAAGGCTCTGTATTCTTCTATCAGACGAGAATTGGCAAGGATGAGAAGCCATTCCGTATGTACAAATTCCGCTCGATGCTGACAGGCGCTGAGGATAAGCTGAAGGAGCTGCTCGCTCAGAACGAGATTAGCGGCGCAATGTTCAAGATGAAGGATGATCCACGGATTACGAAGATCGGCAAGCTTATACGCAAAACGAGCATAGACGAGCTGCCACAGCTGCTGAACGTGCTTAGAGGTGAAATGTCGTTAGTGGGGCCAAGACCCCCGCTTTCCAGAGAAGTGGCAGAATATACGGAGTATGACAAGCAGCGCTTGTCCATTACGCCGGGCTGCACAGGTCTATGGCAGGTGAGCGGCAGAAACAATCTCAGCTTCAAGCAGATGGTTGAGCTGGATCTGGCTTATATCGAGCAAAGATGCATCTGGTTCGATATTAAAATCATGTTCAGAACAGTCAAAGCTGTCGTCGCTTCACAAGACGCTTATTGA
- the galU gene encoding UTP--glucose-1-phosphate uridylyltransferase GalU yields the protein MKKVRKAIIPAAGLGTRFLPATKAMPKEMLPIVDKPTIQYIVEEAIESGVEDIIVVTGKGKRAIEDHFDIAFELEHILEEKGKLDILEKVRKSSNVNLHYIRQKEAKGLGHAVWCARNFIGDEPFAVLLGDDIVEAEVPCTRQLIEQYERTGRSVIGVQTVGVDQTHRYGIVDPGQRVNNLYEVNRFVEKPPQGQAPSNLAIMGRYVLTPDIFEYLGKHELGAGGEIQLTDAIQKLNVDKGVYAFDFQGIRYDVGEKLGFIMTTIDFALRNNELKHQLMSELEELMERELAKKLLVGRGERI from the coding sequence ATGAAAAAAGTGAGAAAAGCAATTATTCCAGCGGCTGGACTCGGTACACGTTTTTTGCCAGCCACGAAAGCGATGCCTAAAGAAATGCTTCCTATTGTCGACAAGCCTACTATTCAATACATTGTTGAGGAAGCGATTGAATCAGGCGTTGAGGATATTATCGTCGTGACAGGCAAGGGGAAAAGGGCGATCGAGGATCATTTCGATATCGCGTTTGAGCTTGAGCATATTTTAGAGGAAAAAGGAAAGCTCGATATATTGGAAAAGGTAAGAAAATCATCAAACGTAAACCTTCATTATATTCGGCAAAAAGAGGCCAAAGGGCTTGGACATGCGGTATGGTGCGCAAGAAACTTTATTGGCGATGAGCCGTTCGCTGTTCTGCTTGGCGACGATATCGTAGAGGCTGAGGTGCCCTGCACAAGGCAGCTCATTGAGCAATATGAACGGACGGGACGTTCGGTCATCGGCGTTCAGACCGTGGGCGTAGATCAGACGCATCGTTACGGAATCGTTGATCCAGGCCAGCGAGTAAACAATCTTTATGAGGTTAACCGCTTCGTAGAGAAGCCGCCGCAAGGCCAAGCGCCATCGAATCTAGCCATTATGGGAAGATACGTGCTGACGCCTGATATATTCGAATATCTAGGTAAGCATGAGCTCGGCGCGGGAGGCGAAATCCAGCTTACCGATGCGATTCAGAAGCTTAACGTCGATAAAGGCGTTTATGCCTTTGACTTCCAAGGCATTCGTTATGATGTTGGTGAGAAGCTTGGTTTTATTATGACGACGATTGATTTTGCGCTTAGAAATAACGAGCTGAAGCATCAATTGATGTCCGAGCTTGAGGAATTAATGGAGCGTGAGCTTGCGAAGAAGCTGTTAGTTGGAAGGGGTGAGAGGATATGA
- a CDS encoding Wzz/FepE/Etk N-terminal domain-containing protein, with protein sequence MELKQYWLIVKRRLLMITLIITVSCLTIGIYSSYFIKPQYEASAKLIVNQYKDSSSLLPSIDVGAINTTIGLIKTYKEILRTPRMMKKVVKQYPDLGVTYSELIGKVSVSSVNETQVMSISVRDDSYEQAALIANAVAIVFQKSVPELMKVDNVSVLDQADPKEYHGPVAPNAKMNIAVAFMLALMVGVGISFLLDYLDDTVKTEEDIEALLDVPVLTSIPMFEERDSLDRSSNASSSKLAGREQNVSFDS encoded by the coding sequence TTGGAATTGAAACAGTATTGGCTCATCGTAAAAAGAAGGCTTCTAATGATTACTTTAATCATTACCGTCAGCTGTCTAACCATAGGCATTTACTCCAGCTACTTTATCAAGCCACAGTATGAAGCATCCGCTAAATTAATCGTCAATCAATATAAGGACAGCAGCTCGCTGCTGCCAAGCATCGATGTTGGGGCGATTAACACCACGATTGGACTGATTAAAACCTATAAAGAAATTTTGAGAACCCCGCGAATGATGAAAAAGGTAGTAAAGCAATATCCAGACCTTGGAGTTACGTATAGCGAGCTCATCGGAAAGGTGAGTGTAAGCTCGGTAAATGAAACGCAGGTCATGTCTATATCTGTACGGGACGATTCTTATGAGCAAGCGGCTTTAATCGCTAACGCAGTGGCTATCGTATTTCAGAAATCGGTGCCCGAGCTGATGAAGGTTGACAATGTCTCGGTACTCGACCAAGCCGATCCGAAAGAGTATCACGGGCCGGTAGCGCCGAATGCAAAGATGAATATTGCCGTTGCGTTCATGCTGGCTTTGATGGTTGGCGTAGGAATTTCCTTCCTGCTCGATTATTTGGATGACACGGTAAAAACAGAGGAGGATATTGAAGCGCTGCTGGACGTACCGGTGCTGACATCGATTCCGATGTTTGAAGAGCGTGATTCATTGGACAGAAGCAGCAATGCTTCATCATCGAAATTAGCGGGGAGGGAACAAAATGTCTCGTTTGATTCCTAA